From Oreochromis niloticus isolate F11D_XX linkage group LG1, O_niloticus_UMD_NMBU, whole genome shotgun sequence, a single genomic window includes:
- the ipo7 gene encoding importin-7 → MDPEALVEALRGTMDPNLREAAERQLNEGHARVNFVSTLLRVTMTDQLDLPVRQAGVIYLKNMITQHWSDGDGSGTETPVNNIPEEDRQFIRDNIVEAIIHSPERIRVQLTTCIHHMIKHDYPGKWTTIVDKIGFYLQSDNSAGWLGILLCLYQLVKNYEYKKPEERQPLVAAMHIFMPMLKERFIQLLPDHSTDSVLIQKQIFKILYALFQYNLPLELINRQNLTEWMEILKTVVDRDVPPETMQIDEDERPELPWWKCKKWALHILARLFERYGSPGNTTKEYAEFAELFLKEYAVGAQQVLLKVLYQYKEKQYVAPRVLQQTLNYINQGIAHALTWKNLKQHIQGIIQDVVFPLMCYTDSDEELWQEDPYEYIRMKFDVFEDFISPTTAAQTLLFTACNKRKEVLQKTMGFCYQILTDPTSDPRKKDGALHMIGSLAEILLKKKVYKDQMEFMLQNHVFPLFRSELGYMRARACWVLHYFCEVKFKNDQNLQTALELTRNCLINDNEMPVKVEAAIALQVLISNQEKAKEYITPFIRPVMQALLHIVRETENDDLTNVIQKMICEYSEEVTPIAVEMTQHLAMTFNQVIQTGPDEEGGDDKAVTAMGILNTIDTLLSVVEDHKEITQQLEGICLQVIGTVLQQHVLEFYEEILSLAHSLTCQQVSPQMWQLLPLVYEVFQQDGFDYFTDMMPLLHNYVTVDTDTLLSDTKYLEIIYSMCKKILTGDPGEDPECHAAKLLEVIILQCKGRGIDQVVPLFVTTALERLTREVKTSELRTMCLQVAIAALYYSPPLLLNTLENLRFPNNTEPITNHFISQWLKDVDCFLGLHDRKMCILGLCALMDLEHRPQAINQVASQLLPAAILLFSGLKRAYACRAEHENDEDDDEEDGEEEDDNAELGSDEDDIDEEGQEYLEMLAKHAGEDGDDEDWEEDDAEETALEGYTTAVDDEDNLVDEYQIFKVILQNLQTRDPAWYQALTQSLDEEQGKQLQDIATLADQRRAAHESKMIEKHGGYKFTAPVVPSTFNFGGTAPGMN, encoded by the exons GTGTGATTTACCTTAAGAACATGATAACCCAGCACTGGAGCGATGGAGACGGTTCAGGCACAGAGACGCCTGTTAATAACATCCCCGAGGAGGACAGGCAGTTCATTCGAGACAACATAGTGGAGGCCATCATCCACTCCCCCGAGCGCATCAG GGTCCAGCTGACAACATGTATTCACCACATGATCAAGCATGACTACCCCGGCAAGTGGACGACCATCGTGGACAAGATTGGCTTCTACCTGCAGTCAGACAACAGTGCAGGGTGGCTGGGCATCTTGCTTTGCCTTTACCAGCTTGTCAAAAACTACGA ATACAAGAAACCAGAAGAGCGTCAGCCACTGGTGGCCGCCATGCACATCTTCATGCCCATGCTGAAAGAACGCTTCATCCAGCTGCTCCCTGACCACTCTACTGACTCTGTCCTCATACAGAAACAGATCTTTAAAATCCTCTATGCCCTCTTCCAG TACAACCTTCCTCTGGAGCTCATCAACAGACAGAACCTGACAGAGTGGATGGAAATCCTGAAAACGGTAGTAGACAGAGATGTGCCTCCG GAGACAATGCAGATCGATGAAGATGAGCGGCCTGAGCTTCCATGGTGGAAGTGTAAGAAGTGGGCCCTCCACATCTTGGCTCGGCTCTTTGAGAG GTATGGAAGCCCAGGAAACACAACCAAAGAGTACGCAGAGTTTGCTGAACTTTTCCTAAAGGAATATGCAGTCGGTGCACAGCAG GTGCTGCTGAAAGTCTTATACCAATACAAGGAAAAGCAATATGTGGCTCCCAGAGTACTCCAACAGACGCTCAACTATATCAACCAGGGGATAGCGCACGCTCTGACGTGGAAAAACCTCAAACAACACATCCAG GGTATCATTCAGGACGTGGTTTTCCCCCTCATGTGTTACACAGACAGCGATGAGGAGCTCTGGCAGGAGGATCCATACGAGTACATCCGGATGAAGTTTG ATGTTTTCGAGGATTTTATCTCTCCAACAACTGCAGCCCAGACGCTTCTCTTCACTGCCTGCAACAAGAGGAAAGAG GTGCTGCAAAAGACTATGGGCTTCTGTTACCAGATTCTCACAGACCCCACCTCTGACCCCAGGAAAAAAGACGGCGCCCTTCACATGATAGGCTCTCTGGCTGAAATCCTGCTCAAG AAAAAGGTATACAAAGACCAGATGGAGTTCATGCTGCAGAATCACGTCTTCCCCCTGTTCCGCAGTGAACTGGGATACATGAGAGCCAGA GCTTGCTGGGTGCTGCATTACTTCTGTGAGGTGAAGTTCAAAAATGACCAGAATCTGCAGACGGCCCTCGAGCTGACCCGCAACTGTCTAATCAATGACAATGAGATGCCAGTTAAGGTGGAGGCCGCTATCGCCCTGCAGGTTCTCATTAGCAATCAGGAGAAGG CCAAAGAATACATCACCCCCTTCATTCGGCCAGTGATGCAGGCGCTGCTGCACATCGTCAGAGAGACGGAGAATGACGACCTCACTAATGTCATACAGAAGATGATCTGCGAATACAGTGAGGAGGTCACCCCGATTGCAGTGGAGATGACACAGCATTTG GCCATGACGTTCAACCAGGTGATTCAGACGGGCCCTGACGAGGAGGGAGGGGATGACAAGGCTGTGACCGCCATGGGCATCCTCAACACCATCGACACACTGCTGAGTGTGGTGGAGGACCACAAAGAG ATCACCCAGCAGCTCGAGGGCATCTGTCTGCAGGTCATCGGCACTGTGCTGCAGCAGCATGTACTGG AATTCTATGAGGAGatcctgtccttggcccacagCCTCACCTGCCAGCAGGTGTCGCCGCAGATGTGGCAGCTCCTTCCACTTGTGTATGAAGTCTTCCAGCAGGATGGGTTTGACTACTTCACAG ATATGATGCCTCTCCTTCACAACTATGTCACAGTTGATACGGACACCCTCCTCTCTGACACTAAATACCTGGAGATAATCTATAGCATGTGTAAGAAG atcCTGACGGGCGATCCAGGTGAGGACCCAGAGTGCCACGCAGCCAAGCTCCTAGAAGTGATCATTCTGCAGTGCAAAGGCCGCGGCATTGATCAG GTTGTGCCTTTGTTTGTGACGACTGCACTGGAGCGTTTGACGCGGGAGGTGAAGACCAGCGAGCTGAGGACTATGTGCCTCCAGGTGGCCATCGCTGCACTGTACTACAGCCCTCCTCTGCTCCTCAACACTCTGGAGAATCTCCGCTTTCCCAACAACACAGAACCAATCACAAACCACTTCATAAGCCAGTGGCTGAAAGACGTTGACTGCTTCCTTGG CCTCCATGACAGGAAGATGTGCATTCTGGGACTATGTGCTCTCATGGATCTCGAGCACAGGCCTCAGGCCATCAACCAGGTGGCCAGCCAGCTTCTTCCAGCAGCCATCTTGCTTTTCAGTGGCCTCAAGAGGGCGTACGCTTGTCGAGCAGAGCATGAGAACGATGAAGATGATGACGAGGAGGATGGGGAAGAAGAGGATGATAATG CGGAGCTGGGCAGCGACGAGGATGACATTGACGAGGAGGGCCAGGAATACTTGGAGATGCTGGCAAAGCATGCAGGAGAGGACGGAGACGACGAGGACTGGGAGGAGGACGATGCAGAGGAGACGGCACTCGAGGGCTACACTACAGCCGTAGATGACGAAGATAACTTGGTGGACGAATATCAGATCTTCAAAGTCATTCTACAGA ATCTCCAGACCCGTGACCCAGCATGGTACCAGGCGCTAACGCAATCTCTCGACGAGGAACAGGGCAAACAGCTTCAGGACATCGCCACACTTGCAGATCAGAGACGGGCAGCACATG AATCCAAGATGATCGAGAAACACGGCGGATACAAGTTCACAGCGCCAGTGGTGCCATCTACTTTCAACTTTGGAGGCACTGCTCCAGGAATGAATTGA
- the swap70a gene encoding switch-associated protein 70 encodes MWLREELLKSIWHAFTALDVDQRGKVSKSQLKVLSHNLCTVMKIPHDPVALEEHFKDNDEGPLSNQGYMPYLNRFILDKVCGDFDIMEFNRMCWTLCYKKNIHTKHLLISDNDAFKVWCIFNFLSEDRYPLVIVMEEIEYFLRKLTEAMGTVWSKESFAEYKQRQNSKNFLSAWELIELVGMGYFCKGLNRQILAMGINEVFNELILDVLKEGYMMKKGHVRKNWTERWFVLRPTSLSYYVCEDLEEKKGDIILDQSCCVESLPDKEGKKCLFIIKCADKSFEISASDKKKKQEWTQAIQTCIQQLRLGLLSPHREARLRRRELRQRQQVEEDDLAERMRQLQAANESKQRELEAMRMKMEEAAAKAALEEQRRKQTQLDLQDRYRLDMEREKMVRQQMEEQVAQKSSELEQYLQRVRELEDMYHRLEEALEDERQAKQDEEAMRKLQASLLEKEAAKRAELERIQQQQQRALSQTEAEKQELMAEQLAKERDLQAAVQQLERLQRERQGAVKQYEAVTRKLERAANKTKTWKDKVAKHEGLVRLIQPGHKEPQRITNWGPASFTDTELDLKKKLWQERKNQGAQTQ; translated from the exons ATGTGGCTGCGAGAGGAGCTTTTGAAATCCATATGGCACGCATTCACAGCCCTGGACGTGGATCAGCGTGGAAAAGTCTCCAAGTCTCAGTTAAAG gtGCTGTCTCATAATCTGTGCACAGTGATGAAGATCCCACATGACCCCGTGGCCCTTGAGGAGCATTTCAAAGATAACGATGAAGGGCCTCTCTCCAACCAGGGCTACATGCCTTACCTCAACAGGTTTATTCTTGACAAG GTATGTGGGGATTTCGACATAATGGAGTTCAACAGGATGTGCTGGACACTTTGTTACAAGAAAAATATACACACAAAACATTTGCTCATCTCAGATAATGACGCTTTCAAAGTGTGGTGCATTTTCAACTTTCTGTCAGAGGACAGATACCCGCTAGTCATCGTCATGGAAGAG ATTGAGTACTTCCTGCGAAAACTCACAGAAGCCATGGGGACTGTTTGGAGTAAAGAGAGCTTTGCAGAATATAAGCAGCGTCAGAACTCGAAGAACTTCCTGTCTGCCTGGGAGCTGATCGAACTGGTGGGAATGGGTTACTTCTGCAAAGGCTTAAACCGCCAGATCCTGGCCATGGGCATCAATGAGGTCTTCAATGAGCTCATACTGGACGTTCTCAAGGAG GGATACATGATGAAAAAGGGGCACGTCAGGAAGAACTGGACCGAGCGCTGGTTCGTCCTCAGACCCACCTCACTGTCGTACTATGTGTGTGAGGATCTCGAGGAGAAGAAAGGAGACATAATTCTGGACCAGAGCTGCTGTGTGGAG TCGCTGCCAGATAAAGAAGGGAAGAAATGCCTTTTTATTATAAAGTGTGCTGACAAAAGCTTTGAGATCAGTGCGTCagataaaaagaagaagcaggagTGGACTCAAG CTATTCAAACGTGCATCCAGCAGCTGAGGCTGGGGCTGCTGTCTCCTCACCGCGAGGCCCGGCTCAGGCGCCGGGAGCTCCGGCAGAGGCAGCAGGTGGAGGAAGACGACCTGGCAGAGAGGATGAGGCAACTCCAGGCGGCCAATGAGAGCAAACAGAGAGAGCTGGAAGCCATGAGAATG AAAATGGAAGAGGCTGCGGCTAAAGCGGCgctggaggagcagaggaggaagcAGACTCAGTTAGATCTGCAGGATCGCTACAGACtggacatggagagagagaagatg GTGCGTCAGCAGATGGAGGAGCAGGTGGCCCAGAAGTCCAGTGAACTGGAGCAGTACCTGCAACGCGTCAGAGAGCTGGAGGATATGTACCACCGGCTGGAGGAGGCCTTAGAGGATGAGAGGCAGGCCAAGCAGGATGAGGAGGCCATGCGGAAGCTGCAGGCCAG CCTGCTGGAAAAGGAGGCAGCCAAGAGGGCAGAACTGGAGCGGatccaacagcagcagcagagggcgCTGTCTCAGACCGAGGCAGAGAAGCAGGAGCTAATGGCCGAGCAGCTGGCCAAGGAGAGAGACCTGCAAGCAGCCGTGCAGCAGCTGGAGAGGCTGCAGAGGGAGCGGCAGGGAGCAGTGAAGCAATATGAG GCAGTGACGAGGAAACTTGAGCGAGCAGCTAACAAGACTAAGACTTGGAAAGACAAGGTGGCCAAGCACGAGGGGCTGGTGCGTCTTATCCAGCCAG GTCACAAAGAACCGCAGAGGATCACTAACTGGGGTCCTGCATCGTTCACTGACACTGAGCTGGATCTGAAGAAGAAGTTGTGGCAGGAGCGTAAGAACCAGGGAGCTCAGACTCAGTGA